One Brassica napus cultivar Da-Ae chromosome A1, Da-Ae, whole genome shotgun sequence genomic region harbors:
- the LOC125575877 gene encoding uncharacterized protein LOC125575877 codes for MEEIRAAKYPDVKDDHSKATDEKMMSIYLQSINDNGESWPEEFMEDRDVFTKNPSEVFESENPFVVFVYPRTEACGRTDGCGCGGWRIIGHDKLIKDEDTGKILGFKKILKFCGETQARGYKRTWVMEQYRVPSKWNPKQDHVVCKIQLLFQTEISFLLAKHFSYSADPLPVIFDSGGNEWPCYVTNDIYRVHPSTLVDHEDKRSTASGLCVFANRTEACGYTDGCESGRWRIVEEDNANFSMSHEVMGYKRVFKFYEEDKGRYFDIVDGEQVLRTWIMEEYRLVEDAMKDKVLCVIKRGRR; via the exons ATGGAGGAGATCCGGGCAGCAAAGTATCCGGACGTCAAAGACGATCACAGCAAAGCAACTGACGAGAAAATGATGTCAATTTATCTGCAAAGTATCAACGACAACGGAGAATCATGGCCTGAAGAGTTCATGGAAGACAGAGACGTGTTCACCAAGAATCCAAGCGAGGTTTTCGAATCCGAGAACCCTTTCGTCGTATTCGTTTACCCAAGAACAGAAGCCTGTGGTAGAACCGATGGATGCGGCTGTGGTGGCTGGAGGATCATAGGTCATGATAAACTGATCAAAGACGAGGATACTGGGAAGATTCTAGGGTTCAAGAAGATCCTCAAGTTCTGCGGAGAAACGCAAGCGAGAGGTTACAAGAGAACTTGGGTGATGGAGCAGTACAGGGTTCCGAGTAAATGGAACCCTAAGCAAGACCACGTTGTTTGCAAGATTCAGCTTTTGTTCCAAACCGAGATCAGTTTCTTGCTAGCCAAGCACTTCTCGTACTCAGCAGATCCGCTTCCT GTGATATTTGATTCTGGTGGAAACGAGTGGCCTTGCTACGTTACCAACGACATCTACCGCGTGCATCCATCGACGCTTGTGGATCATGAAGATAAGAGGTCTACAGCATCTGGACTCTGCGTCTTCGCTAACCGAACAGAGGCTTGTGGTTACACCGACGGGTGTGAAAGCGGTCGCTGGAGGATCGTGGAAGAGGATAATGCGAACTTCTCGATGAGCCATGAGGTGATGGGTTACAAGAGGGTCTTCAAGTTTTACGAAGAGGACAAAGGAAGATATTTTGATATTGTGGACGGAGAACAAGTGTTGAGAACCTGGATTATGGAAGAGTATAGGCTTGTCGAAGACGCAATGAAGGATAAAGTGTTGTGCGTTATCAAGCGAGGTCGGAGGTAA